A genomic segment from Marmota flaviventris isolate mMarFla1 chromosome 7, mMarFla1.hap1, whole genome shotgun sequence encodes:
- the Ctbp1 gene encoding C-terminal-binding protein 1 isoform X1 → MGSSHLLNKGLPLGVRPPIMNGPMHPRPLVALLDGRDCTVEMPILKDVATVAFCDAQSTQEIHEKVLNEAVGALMYHTITLTREDLEKFKALRIIVRIGSGFDNIDIKSAGDLGIAVCNVPAASVEETADSTMCHILNLYRRTTWLHQALREGTRVQSVEQIREVASGAARIRGETLGIIGLGRVGQAVALRAKAFGFSVLFYDPYLSDGMERALGLQRVSTLQDLLFHSDCVTLHCGLNEHNHHLINDFTVKQMRQGAFLVNTARGGLVDEKALAQALKEGRIRGAALDVHESEPFSFSQGPLKDAPNLICTPHAAWYSEQASIEMREEAAREIRRAITGRIPDSLKNCVNKDHLTAATHWASMDPAVVHPELNGAAYSRYPPGVVGVAPTGIPAAVEGIVPSAMSLSHGLPPVAHPPHAPSPGQTVKPEADRDHTSDQL, encoded by the exons ATGGGCAGCTCGCACTTGCTCAACAAGGGCCTGCCTCTCG GCGTCCGACCCCCGATCATGAACGGGCCCATGCACCCTCGGCCCCTGGTGGCACTGCTTGACGGCCGGGACTGCACGGTGGAGATGCCCATCCTGAAGGACGTGGCTACGGTGGCCTTCTGTGACGCGCAGTCCACGCAGGAGATCCATGAGAAG GTGCTGAACGAGGCGGTGGGCGCCCTGATGTACCACACCATCACGCTGACCAGAGAAGACCTGGAGAAGTTCAAAGCTCTACGAATAATCGTGCGGATCGGCAGTGGTTTTGACAACATCGACATCAAGTCGGCTGGGGACCTAG GCATTGCTGTCTGCAACGTGCCTGCAGCATCTGTGGAGGAGACCGCGGACTCCACCATGTGCCACATCTTGAACCTGTACCGTCGGACCACTTGGCTGCACCAGGCATTGCGGGAAGGCACGCGGGTCCAGAGTGTTGAGCAGATCCGCGAAGTGGCCTCAGGAGCCGCTAGGATCCGCGGGGAGACCTTGGGCATCATTGGACTAG GTCGTGTGGGGCAGGCGGTGGCGCTACGGGCCAAGGCCTTCGGCTTCAGCGTGCTCTTCTACGACCCGTACCTGTCGGATGGCATGGAACGGGCCCTGGGGCTGCAGCGAGTGAGCACCCTGCAGGACCTGCTCTTCCACAGCGACTGTGTGACGCTGCACTGCGGCCTCAACGAGCACAACCACCACCTCATCAACGACTTCACCGTCAAGCAG ATGAGACAAGGGGCCTTTCTGGTGAACACAGCCCGCGGCGGGCTGGTGGATGAGAAGGCGCTGGCCCAGGCCCTGAAGGAAGGACGCATCCGTGGCGCGGCACTGGACGTGCACGAGTCGGAGCCCTTCAG TTTCAGCCAGGGGCCCTTGAAGGATGCGCCCAACCTCATCTGCACCCCCCACGCTGCGTGGTACAGCGAGCAGGCGTCCATCGAGATGCGGGAGGAGGCAGCCCGGGAGATCCGGCGAGCCATCACAG GCCGGATCCCTGATAGCCTGAAAAACTGCGTCAACAAGGACCACCTGACGGCTGCCACGCACTGGGCCAGCATGGACCCTGCTGTGGTGCACCCTGAGCTCAACGGGGCTGCCTACAG CAGGTACCCCCCAGGCGTGGTGGGCGTGGCCCCCACTGGCATCCCGGCTGCAGTGGAAGGCATCGTACCCAGCGCCATGTCCCTGTCCCACGGCCTGCCCCCTGTGGCCCACCCACCCCATGCCCCTTCTCCTGGCCAAACTGTCAAGCCTGAGGCGGATAGAGACCACACGAGTGATCAGTTGTAG
- the Ctbp1 gene encoding C-terminal-binding protein 1 isoform X2 — protein sequence MGSSHLLNKGLPLGVRPPIMNGPMHPRPLVALLDGRDCTVEMPILKDVATVAFCDAQSTQEIHEKVLNEAVGALMYHTITLTREDLEKFKALRIIVRIGSGFDNIDIKSAGDLGIAVCNVPAASVEETADSTMCHILNLYRRTTWLHQALREGTRVQSVEQIREVASGAARIRGETLGIIGLGRVGQAVALRAKAFGFSVLFYDPYLSDGMERALGLQRVSTLQDLLFHSDCVTLHCGLNEHNHHLINDFTVKQMRQGAFLVNTARGGLVDEKALAQALKEGRIRGAALDVHESEPFSFSQGPLKDAPNLICTPHAAWYSEQASIEMREEAAREIRRAITGRIPDSLKNCVNKDHLTAATHWASMDPAVVHPELNGAAYRYPPGVVGVAPTGIPAAVEGIVPSAMSLSHGLPPVAHPPHAPSPGQTVKPEADRDHTSDQL from the exons ATGGGCAGCTCGCACTTGCTCAACAAGGGCCTGCCTCTCG GCGTCCGACCCCCGATCATGAACGGGCCCATGCACCCTCGGCCCCTGGTGGCACTGCTTGACGGCCGGGACTGCACGGTGGAGATGCCCATCCTGAAGGACGTGGCTACGGTGGCCTTCTGTGACGCGCAGTCCACGCAGGAGATCCATGAGAAG GTGCTGAACGAGGCGGTGGGCGCCCTGATGTACCACACCATCACGCTGACCAGAGAAGACCTGGAGAAGTTCAAAGCTCTACGAATAATCGTGCGGATCGGCAGTGGTTTTGACAACATCGACATCAAGTCGGCTGGGGACCTAG GCATTGCTGTCTGCAACGTGCCTGCAGCATCTGTGGAGGAGACCGCGGACTCCACCATGTGCCACATCTTGAACCTGTACCGTCGGACCACTTGGCTGCACCAGGCATTGCGGGAAGGCACGCGGGTCCAGAGTGTTGAGCAGATCCGCGAAGTGGCCTCAGGAGCCGCTAGGATCCGCGGGGAGACCTTGGGCATCATTGGACTAG GTCGTGTGGGGCAGGCGGTGGCGCTACGGGCCAAGGCCTTCGGCTTCAGCGTGCTCTTCTACGACCCGTACCTGTCGGATGGCATGGAACGGGCCCTGGGGCTGCAGCGAGTGAGCACCCTGCAGGACCTGCTCTTCCACAGCGACTGTGTGACGCTGCACTGCGGCCTCAACGAGCACAACCACCACCTCATCAACGACTTCACCGTCAAGCAG ATGAGACAAGGGGCCTTTCTGGTGAACACAGCCCGCGGCGGGCTGGTGGATGAGAAGGCGCTGGCCCAGGCCCTGAAGGAAGGACGCATCCGTGGCGCGGCACTGGACGTGCACGAGTCGGAGCCCTTCAG TTTCAGCCAGGGGCCCTTGAAGGATGCGCCCAACCTCATCTGCACCCCCCACGCTGCGTGGTACAGCGAGCAGGCGTCCATCGAGATGCGGGAGGAGGCAGCCCGGGAGATCCGGCGAGCCATCACAG GCCGGATCCCTGATAGCCTGAAAAACTGCGTCAACAAGGACCACCTGACGGCTGCCACGCACTGGGCCAGCATGGACCCTGCTGTGGTGCACCCTGAGCTCAACGGGGCTGCCTACAG GTACCCCCCAGGCGTGGTGGGCGTGGCCCCCACTGGCATCCCGGCTGCAGTGGAAGGCATCGTACCCAGCGCCATGTCCCTGTCCCACGGCCTGCCCCCTGTGGCCCACCCACCCCATGCCCCTTCTCCTGGCCAAACTGTCAAGCCTGAGGCGGATAGAGACCACACGAGTGATCAGTTGTAG